One part of the Dehalococcoidia bacterium genome encodes these proteins:
- a CDS encoding NADH-quinone oxidoreductase subunit N: protein MSADWALLTPEIILVGAALAVWSLDLVLPDQRKGLLSYLAALALLAVAVAAATQAGLSAHLFGGLLRIDSYSVLFRVLFPVIGIVVCLASTDYVRRRLTHPGEYYGIIMTSVLAMMAMSAAGELLTAYISLELMSFTFYVLASYARHDLKSNEAGVKYVLLGALSSAVLLYGISLLYGATGTTTFPGLADAVRQGSALPTVFGLGLALVLAGFGFKVAAVPFHMWSPDVYEGAPAPVTAFLSVASKTAAFVLLLRLVTVGFMPAAAEWRPLLAALAVVSMVVGNLVALAQNNIKRLIAYSSIGHAGYLLLGFAALAPGATLVSNGILFHLVGYAASNLAAFLVVIAVAAATGKEELADYDGLAERAPLMALTLAVAFFSSAGLPFFVGFTTKFYLFTAVVQSAPALIWLVGLAMVMSLVSLYYYLVVIKRMYIHAVEGRERVGAPVALSGLLVLLVVVIVALGIYPEPLLNLIQSASRALFA, encoded by the coding sequence GTGAGCGCAGACTGGGCTCTTCTGACGCCGGAGATCATTCTGGTGGGCGCGGCCCTGGCCGTGTGGAGCCTGGACCTGGTGCTGCCCGACCAGCGGAAGGGACTGCTGTCCTACCTGGCGGCGCTGGCGCTGCTGGCCGTGGCGGTGGCGGCCGCGACCCAGGCCGGCCTGAGCGCGCATCTCTTCGGCGGGCTGCTCCGCATTGACAGCTACTCCGTCCTGTTCCGCGTCCTGTTCCCCGTGATCGGTATCGTCGTGTGCCTGGCGTCCACCGACTACGTGCGGCGGCGCCTGACGCATCCGGGCGAGTACTACGGTATCATCATGACCTCCGTGCTGGCGATGATGGCCATGTCCGCGGCGGGCGAGCTGCTGACGGCCTACATCTCGCTGGAGCTGATGAGCTTCACTTTCTATGTGCTGGCCTCGTACGCCCGCCACGACCTGAAGTCCAACGAGGCGGGCGTCAAGTACGTGCTGCTTGGCGCGCTCTCCTCGGCGGTGCTCCTCTACGGCATCAGCCTCCTGTACGGCGCGACCGGCACGACCACGTTCCCCGGCCTCGCCGACGCCGTGCGGCAGGGCAGCGCGCTGCCGACAGTGTTTGGCCTGGGGCTTGCGCTTGTCCTGGCCGGGTTCGGGTTCAAGGTGGCGGCGGTGCCGTTCCACATGTGGTCGCCGGACGTCTATGAGGGCGCGCCCGCGCCCGTCACGGCGTTCCTGTCGGTGGCCTCCAAGACGGCGGCCTTCGTCCTTCTGCTGCGGCTGGTGACGGTGGGGTTCATGCCCGCGGCGGCCGAATGGCGGCCCCTGCTTGCGGCGCTGGCCGTGGTGAGCATGGTGGTGGGGAACCTGGTAGCCCTGGCGCAGAACAACATCAAGCGGCTGATAGCCTACTCCAGCATAGGGCACGCGGGCTACCTGCTGCTGGGGTTCGCGGCGCTGGCGCCCGGCGCGACGCTGGTGTCCAACGGCATCCTGTTCCACCTGGTGGGCTACGCGGCGAGCAACCTGGCCGCGTTCCTGGTCGTGATCGCGGTGGCGGCCGCGACGGGCAAGGAGGAGCTGGCCGACTACGACGGGCTGGCGGAGCGCGCTCCGCTGATGGCGTTGACGCTGGCCGTGGCCTTCTTCTCGTCGGCGGGTCTGCCCTTCTTCGTCGGGTTCACCACAAAGTTCTATCTGTTCACGGCGGTGGTCCAGTCAGCGCCGGCGCTCATTTGGCTGGTGGGCCTGGCGATGGTGATGAGCCTGGTCTCCCTCTACTACTATCTGGTAGTCATCAAGCGCATGTACATCCACGCAGTTGAGGGACGAGAGCGCGTGGGTGCGCCCGTGGCGCTGTCGGGCCTGCTGGTCCTGCTGGTGGTGGTCATCGTTGCCCTGGGCATCTATCCCGAGCCGCTGCTCAACCTCATTCAGAGCGCCTCCCGCGCGTTGTTCGCATAA